In Candidatus Bathyarchaeia archaeon, one genomic interval encodes:
- a CDS encoding MFS transporter, which produces MTPPLLGYLVFAMFRLSIGVIIPEVMREYQVEEAMGGLTLSSLLGAMALMTVLGGHVSDRVGKKKAMASGLTLMACGILLGGYPTGYVGLLSSMFVTGAGSGAFTAALFAFAGDIMPKSRGSLVGLTNSFYALGGLVGPWLSSILIASINWRFPFYLMGAMALATSTPLWINSRSERSLKTAGERVKVGYAELFRKIHRNRSILLVCGGMGVANFAFVAFTAWAPSYLMKIGGLSLPETGLSFGLYSLSGATGAAFFGAFSDRFTRRKSVMVSGILTSTLLLLYLSGLVRAWSLIGLSIALGFPAFAYWNLTISSAQDQVDEEFIGTVTGMIQGVGLITGMVAPALSGFLITRYGLSSALILSTTLPTIVYVAVTSKVAK; this is translated from the coding sequence TTGACGCCGCCGCTTTTGGGCTATCTTGTCTTTGCGATGTTCAGGCTTTCCATAGGAGTAATAATCCCCGAAGTGATGCGTGAATACCAGGTAGAGGAGGCTATGGGAGGCCTAACCCTCTCCTCACTTCTAGGAGCAATGGCTTTAATGACAGTGTTAGGCGGTCATGTATCCGACCGAGTGGGGAAGAAAAAGGCCATGGCGTCGGGTTTAACCCTAATGGCTTGTGGAATCCTGCTGGGAGGTTATCCCACCGGCTACGTTGGACTACTTTCATCGATGTTTGTAACCGGAGCAGGCTCAGGGGCCTTTACCGCCGCCCTCTTCGCATTCGCGGGAGATATAATGCCGAAATCCAGGGGGTCTTTAGTAGGGTTGACCAACAGCTTTTACGCCCTCGGAGGACTGGTAGGCCCGTGGCTTTCATCAATTCTAATAGCGAGTATTAACTGGCGTTTCCCCTTCTACTTAATGGGAGCCATGGCGCTGGCCACTTCAACCCCGCTATGGATAAATTCAAGGAGTGAGCGAAGCCTCAAAACCGCGGGCGAGCGGGTTAAAGTGGGATACGCGGAGTTATTCAGAAAAATTCATAGAAATAGGAGCATACTCCTTGTCTGCGGCGGCATGGGCGTTGCGAACTTCGCCTTTGTAGCCTTCACCGCTTGGGCTCCAAGCTACTTGATGAAGATTGGTGGACTTAGCTTACCTGAGACCGGACTTTCCTTTGGCCTATACTCTTTATCCGGCGCTACGGGGGCAGCCTTCTTCGGCGCCTTCTCAGATCGGTTTACTAGAAGAAAAAGCGTGATGGTTTCAGGAATTCTCACTTCAACGCTCTTGCTCCTGTATCTTTCAGGCCTCGTAAGAGCCTGGAGCCTGATCGGCTTATCCATCGCCTTAGGGTTTCCGGCGTTCGCCTACTGGAATCTTACCATCTCATCGGCTCAAGATCAAGTTGACGAGGAGTTTATCGGAACCGTTACGGGAATGATTCAAGGTGTCGGCCTCATCACCGGGATGGTCGCCCCAGCATTGTCTGGATTCCTGATCACCCGTTACGGCCTTTCCTCAGCCTTAATCCTCTCTACAACACTACCTACAATCGTCTATGTGGCCGTAACCAGTAAGGTAGCTAAGTAA
- a CDS encoding ATP/GTP-binding protein, with product MAALTTQILLMGPAGSGKTSLTGRLAEWLTLHEGFKAEAINLDPGCDYIPYKANYDVRKHFTIAEIMKEEKLGPNGAMIKASELISERIKADMEAFYRSHSPDFTLIDTPGQTEIFLFRETGSRTVEELQRIHPTIGLYVVDPYVLDKPSSVASLFSLGMAVTLKLNMPLITVLNKIDLLVEDEPLKLISDLDYLSVKLKEGGEGAVTDLALDLVDAVKRSAMPQRVIGVSAKTGEGFRNLLDTVRESFCECGDLT from the coding sequence GTGGCGGCTTTGACAACTCAAATTCTTTTAATGGGCCCAGCGGGCTCAGGCAAAACCAGTTTAACAGGAAGGCTTGCTGAATGGCTGACTTTACATGAAGGCTTTAAAGCCGAAGCCATTAACCTAGATCCAGGATGCGACTACATCCCCTACAAAGCTAATTACGACGTTAGAAAACATTTCACAATCGCCGAGATCATGAAAGAGGAGAAGCTTGGCCCCAACGGCGCGATGATTAAAGCCTCGGAGCTTATCAGTGAACGGATAAAGGCTGACATGGAAGCCTTCTACCGTTCTCATTCACCGGACTTCACGCTCATTGACACGCCAGGTCAAACCGAGATATTCCTCTTCAGGGAAACCGGCTCCCGGACAGTGGAGGAGCTTCAGCGGATCCATCCAACCATCGGCCTATACGTAGTGGACCCCTACGTGCTCGACAAACCCTCAAGCGTCGCCTCCCTGTTTTCCCTAGGCATGGCGGTAACTTTAAAACTAAACATGCCCCTGATAACGGTTTTAAACAAAATAGACCTCCTCGTGGAAGATGAGCCGCTAAAACTTATCAGCGACTTAGACTACCTCTCCGTGAAGCTGAAAGAGGGCGGTGAAGGCGCGGTAACCGACCTAGCCCTAGACCTCGTAGACGCCGTTAAACGCTCAGCCATGCCTCAAAGAGTCATAGGGGTTTCAGCCAAAACCGGAGAAGGCTTCAGAAACCTATTGGACACTGTGAGAGAGTCGTTCTGCGAATGCGGAGACCTCACCTAA
- a CDS encoding amino acid-binding protein: MWSTIAERLKHHPERLRVAKVLVENGLSVRNGKIYCNEIEIPAIRIARVAEVDRRTVIETMKTIKQDPRLSSLFTHIRSAGLSLKEVAKHLELGVVEITPDDPKTIGILAGASSIIAEAGISIRQALVDDPELNPEPRLTLVTEKKIPGDLIPKILKVKGVEKVSVY, from the coding sequence ATGTGGAGCACCATCGCGGAGAGGTTAAAGCATCACCCAGAACGCCTACGAGTGGCGAAGGTTCTTGTTGAAAACGGCCTAAGCGTAAGAAACGGAAAAATCTATTGCAACGAGATCGAAATCCCCGCGATAAGGATCGCGCGAGTGGCGGAAGTCGATAGAAGAACGGTCATCGAAACCATGAAGACAATTAAACAGGACCCGAGGTTAAGCAGCTTATTCACGCATATTAGATCAGCGGGCCTCTCTTTAAAGGAAGTAGCGAAACACCTAGAGTTGGGCGTCGTGGAAATCACCCCAGATGACCCGAAAACCATAGGGATACTCGCCGGCGCCTCATCGATCATAGCGGAAGCTGGAATCAGCATACGCCAAGCCCTCGTAGACGACCCTGAGCTAAACCCCGAGCCCAGACTCACCTTAGTCACCGAGAAGAAGATCCCAGGCGACCTAATACCCAAGATCCTGAAGGTAAAAGGTGTGGAAAAAGTATCCGTCTATTAA
- a CDS encoding DUF357 domain-containing protein: protein MIKLRNVVETAEKYIANLEQAFKDMKMKRPPIGNLPVDEVLDQALRYLEDAKYYLEKGDPLTAIASSSYSEGLIDALRLLSIVEVSWRRGRGRGFDG from the coding sequence TTGATCAAACTGAGAAACGTGGTTGAAACCGCTGAAAAATACATCGCAAACCTGGAGCAAGCCTTTAAAGATATGAAGATGAAGAGGCCGCCTATCGGAAACCTGCCCGTCGACGAGGTTTTGGATCAAGCCCTCCGATACCTTGAAGACGCGAAATACTACCTTGAAAAGGGGGATCCGCTTACCGCCATCGCATCCTCATCCTACTCCGAAGGTTTAATCGACGCTTTAAGGCTGCTGAGCATCGTAGAGGTTTCATGGAGAAGGGGAAGAGGGAGAGGTTTCGATGGTTAA
- a CDS encoding endonuclease V: MSKLVSVKTPHGLNVERVAGVDVGYGDAEERGVVASAVLDLNDMKILETVRLKVEVKVPYIPGLLGFREAPLMVKALSILKSGFDVALIDGHGVAHPRRFGLACHVGVLLDKPSVGVAKSHLHGDICEGEVFDECGHRIGRVMDLGKHKVYVSVGHKISLDDAVQVVHRCVIDGVVKPLKEAHEASIKAWSGERC, translated from the coding sequence ATGAGTAAACTTGTATCGGTTAAAACGCCTCATGGACTCAACGTGGAGCGTGTGGCAGGCGTAGATGTCGGTTACGGTGATGCGGAAGAAAGGGGGGTGGTGGCTTCAGCGGTCCTCGACTTAAACGACATGAAGATTTTGGAAACTGTGAGGCTTAAAGTAGAGGTGAAAGTCCCATACATCCCTGGTTTGCTGGGCTTTCGAGAGGCTCCTTTAATGGTGAAAGCCTTAAGCATCCTTAAATCTGGCTTCGATGTGGCTTTGATCGACGGTCATGGGGTAGCCCATCCTAGGAGGTTTGGTCTCGCCTGTCACGTAGGAGTCTTACTGGACAAACCCAGCGTTGGGGTGGCTAAATCTCATCTACATGGAGATATTTGTGAAGGCGAGGTGTTTGACGAATGCGGCCATAGGATCGGCCGCGTAATGGACCTGGGGAAACATAAGGTTTACGTCAGCGTGGGCCATAAGATATCCCTTGACGACGCCGTCCAAGTCGTTCATAGATGCGTGATCGACGGTGTCGTTAAGCCGCTGAAGGAGGCCCACGAGGCCTCAATCAAGGCGTGGAGTGGGGAAAGATGCTGA
- the dph5 gene encoding diphthine synthase, translating into MTLKFIGLGLYDEYGISLKGVEEAKKSDHVYVELYTSLMPGLSIKNLEAIIGKPVKVLTRADIEECPEESMLKEAVDSDVALLVPGDPMNATTHIDLRLRAENMGIKTVVIHGSSITSAISGVTGLQSYKFGRTVTIPLPRSPIPLSPYDHILENHSRGLHTLILLDMNVENNEFLLIPQAVTQLLEMEKSRGERLIVEDRLLIGVARVGGPDMDVKAGKLVNILRHDFGPPPHSIVLPGSLHFMEKEALKKIMIED; encoded by the coding sequence ATGACTTTGAAATTCATCGGGTTAGGGTTGTACGACGAGTACGGAATCTCCTTAAAAGGAGTTGAAGAAGCTAAAAAATCCGATCACGTGTACGTTGAGCTATACACAAGCCTTATGCCAGGCTTATCCATAAAAAACCTTGAAGCCATCATAGGGAAACCTGTTAAAGTTCTAACCAGAGCTGACATAGAAGAATGTCCTGAAGAGTCCATGCTGAAAGAAGCAGTTGACAGCGACGTGGCTTTACTGGTGCCCGGAGACCCTATGAACGCGACCACGCATATAGACCTTCGCTTAAGGGCGGAAAACATGGGGATAAAAACCGTTGTAATCCATGGATCATCAATCACCTCAGCCATCTCCGGGGTCACAGGCTTACAAAGCTACAAGTTCGGTAGAACCGTCACCATCCCCCTGCCGAGGAGCCCCATCCCCTTATCGCCATACGACCACATTCTAGAAAACCATTCTAGAGGGCTTCACACGTTAATATTACTCGACATGAATGTAGAGAATAACGAGTTCCTTTTAATACCTCAAGCCGTAACGCAGCTGCTGGAAATGGAAAAATCGCGTGGAGAACGCCTAATAGTAGAGGACCGATTGTTGATAGGGGTCGCCAGGGTTGGAGGACCGGATATGGACGTGAAAGCCGGTAAACTAGTCAACATTCTCCGCCATGATTTCGGGCCGCCCCCTCATTCAATCGTCCTTCCAGGCAGCTTACACTTCATGGAGAAAGAGGCGTTGAAAAAAATAATGATTGAGGATTGA
- a CDS encoding DUF120 domain-containing protein, with protein sequence MLTLAELESKLGGKPVTTYFIAEKLGSSQQTASKRLIELEKLGMINRFKSGEGESITVSSEGLKELNFLFMSLKRIFEPRVEELVFTGKVFTGFGEGAYYVSKNGYLNQFVEKLGFRPYPGTLNVKLEVGKGVVKSRELLKALKPIVLQGFESDGRSFGPVRCFKATVNGLGKCAVIEAHRTHYGNDVIEVISPFNLRRRLGVKDGDEVEVRVFSTPL encoded by the coding sequence TTGTTAACGCTGGCCGAGCTGGAAAGTAAGCTGGGAGGTAAGCCAGTGACCACTTACTTCATAGCGGAAAAGCTGGGGTCCAGCCAGCAAACCGCCTCCAAACGATTAATAGAGCTGGAAAAGCTGGGGATGATTAACAGGTTTAAAAGCGGTGAGGGGGAGTCAATCACCGTCTCCAGCGAGGGTTTGAAGGAATTAAACTTTCTCTTCATGAGTCTGAAAAGAATTTTTGAGCCCAGGGTTGAAGAGCTTGTGTTTACGGGTAAAGTGTTTACAGGCTTCGGTGAAGGCGCGTATTATGTGAGTAAAAACGGGTATCTCAACCAGTTCGTTGAAAAGCTAGGGTTCCGACCTTACCCAGGAACCTTGAACGTTAAACTAGAGGTGGGGAAGGGTGTGGTTAAGAGCAGGGAGCTGCTTAAAGCTTTGAAACCCATCGTGTTGCAGGGTTTTGAAAGCGATGGGAGAAGTTTTGGACCTGTTAGGTGTTTTAAGGCAACTGTTAACGGGCTGGGGAAATGCGCTGTAATAGAGGCTCATAGAACTCATTATGGGAACGATGTGATAGAGGTGATTTCTCCGTTCAATTTGAGGCGTCGACTGGGGGTTAAAGATGGGGACGAGGTGGAGGTTAGGGTTTTCTCAACTCCTCTATGA
- the larA gene encoding nickel-dependent lactate racemase produces the protein MKVTLPYGSQVIEFDVPEKRLIKIISPRSVPPADDSSLAVKKSLEGPVQSERLVDAVHKGDKVSIVCDDITRKTPVKTLLPHVLSSLKSAGLKKDSIQIIVALGTHRKMTESEMKEKYGEEVLENYEVVNHMYDDSGELVKRGEIKHGIPVWINKRYLESTFRIAVGNIIPHMNAGWSGGAKILLPGLAGEETVGLMHIESARTIPNALGLAENPAREIIEAYAGKVGLNMIVNTVLNREGDIVKVLTGHYVSAHREGINESRKVYEVTVPELADIVISSSYPADIEFWQGEKGLFSADLAVKENGGIILATPCPEGISVNHPDWIEMLDHTPGEIEDLIRQGEANDLVAAGLALSLTKIREPHNICLVSDGISYKEAEKMRFKKFSTVDEALSHLTQIYGKDSKISVITHGGDIYPKLS, from the coding sequence TTGAAAGTCACATTACCCTACGGGAGCCAAGTAATCGAGTTCGACGTCCCCGAGAAAAGACTTATCAAGATAATCTCTCCGAGAAGCGTTCCCCCTGCGGATGATTCAAGCCTAGCGGTTAAAAAGAGCTTAGAAGGCCCCGTTCAATCCGAGAGGCTTGTGGACGCCGTTCACAAAGGCGATAAGGTCTCCATCGTATGCGATGACATCACTAGGAAGACCCCGGTTAAAACTCTTTTACCACACGTTTTGTCCTCCTTGAAGTCCGCTGGCTTGAAAAAGGACTCTATTCAAATCATCGTCGCCTTAGGCACCCATAGGAAGATGACTGAAAGCGAAATGAAGGAAAAGTACGGTGAAGAAGTGCTAGAGAACTATGAGGTAGTAAACCACATGTATGACGATTCAGGTGAGCTTGTGAAGAGGGGGGAGATCAAACATGGGATTCCGGTGTGGATAAATAAACGTTACTTGGAGTCCACTTTCAGAATCGCCGTTGGAAACATTATCCCCCATATGAACGCAGGGTGGAGTGGGGGCGCTAAGATCCTTCTACCAGGCCTCGCCGGGGAGGAAACGGTTGGTTTAATGCATATCGAATCCGCCCGCACCATCCCCAACGCGTTAGGCCTCGCTGAGAACCCCGCCAGGGAGATCATCGAAGCCTACGCTGGGAAGGTTGGACTAAACATGATCGTGAACACTGTTCTAAACAGAGAGGGAGACATAGTCAAGGTTCTCACAGGCCACTATGTTTCAGCCCACAGGGAGGGGATAAACGAGTCGAGAAAAGTTTACGAGGTAACTGTTCCAGAGCTGGCGGACATAGTGATTTCCAGCAGTTACCCCGCGGACATAGAGTTCTGGCAAGGAGAAAAAGGATTATTCTCAGCCGACCTAGCGGTGAAGGAAAACGGCGGCATCATTCTCGCAACTCCCTGCCCTGAAGGCATTTCAGTCAACCATCCAGATTGGATTGAAATGTTAGACCACACGCCAGGCGAAATAGAGGATTTGATCCGTCAGGGGGAGGCGAATGATTTAGTCGCCGCGGGTCTGGCGTTAAGCCTCACCAAAATCCGGGAGCCGCACAACATCTGTTTAGTCTCCGACGGCATCTCATACAAGGAGGCGGAGAAGATGCGTTTCAAAAAATTTAGCACCGTGGATGAGGCCCTTTCCCATCTGACTCAAATATACGGGAAGGATTCGAAGATATCAGTGATCACGCATGGAGGCGACATTTACCCTAAATTAAGTTGA
- a CDS encoding TrpB-like pyridoxal phosphate-dependent enzyme, protein MNTKTLLDEDELPKEWYNILPDLPKPLPPPINPATKEPVSPDQLTALFAKECIKQEVSQDRWIPIPEEVREVYRSWRPTPLYRAVHLEKKLKTPAKIYYKYEGVSPPGSHKPNTAVAQAYYNLKEGVERLTTETGAGQWGSALAFACMMFDMKATVYMVRASYDQKPYRRMMMETFGAEVYPSPSPKTEFGRKILKEDPNNSGSLGIAISEAVEDAVKSGDAKYTLGSVLNHVLLHQTVVGLETKKQLAELDEYPDAIFGCIGGGSSFSGLYWPFYYDVASGKAPKEVEFIAVESTACPKVTRGYYTYDHFDAARMTPMGKMHTLGHMFIPAPIHAGGLRYHGMAPTLCLLKKEGKVKSKAYNQTDTLEAAVQFTRAEGIIPAPEPSHAIKAVIDEALRCRETGEKKTLLFLLCGHGYFDMQAYDDYFSGKLTPYEYPQEKVEESIRELKKLYPWLNDELKEHS, encoded by the coding sequence ATGAACACGAAAACGCTACTGGATGAAGATGAGCTTCCAAAAGAATGGTATAACATATTACCGGATCTACCGAAACCCCTACCGCCGCCCATAAACCCCGCTACCAAGGAGCCGGTTTCCCCGGATCAGTTGACAGCCCTATTCGCCAAGGAGTGCATAAAACAGGAAGTAAGCCAAGACAGGTGGATACCCATACCCGAGGAAGTCCGCGAGGTCTACCGATCATGGAGGCCCACACCTCTCTACAGGGCAGTCCACCTCGAGAAAAAACTCAAAACTCCAGCGAAAATCTACTATAAATACGAGGGGGTTAGCCCTCCTGGGAGCCATAAACCCAACACAGCCGTCGCCCAAGCGTACTACAACTTGAAGGAGGGCGTTGAGAGGCTCACAACGGAGACGGGGGCGGGTCAATGGGGCTCAGCCCTAGCCTTCGCGTGCATGATGTTCGACATGAAGGCCACCGTATACATGGTCAGAGCCAGCTACGATCAAAAGCCCTACAGAAGGATGATGATGGAAACCTTCGGCGCCGAGGTTTATCCAAGCCCCAGCCCCAAAACCGAGTTCGGCCGGAAAATCTTGAAAGAAGACCCGAACAACAGCGGAAGCCTAGGAATAGCCATCAGCGAAGCCGTAGAGGATGCTGTGAAAAGCGGGGACGCCAAATACACCCTTGGAAGCGTCTTAAACCACGTACTCCTCCATCAAACGGTAGTTGGGTTGGAAACCAAAAAACAGCTGGCTGAGCTGGATGAGTACCCAGACGCCATCTTCGGATGCATAGGCGGAGGCAGCAGCTTCTCCGGTTTATATTGGCCCTTCTACTACGATGTAGCCTCTGGAAAGGCCCCTAAAGAGGTTGAGTTCATCGCCGTCGAGTCCACCGCCTGTCCGAAGGTTACGAGAGGATACTACACCTACGACCACTTCGACGCCGCGAGAATGACCCCGATGGGAAAAATGCATACGCTGGGACATATGTTCATACCAGCCCCCATACACGCCGGTGGGTTACGATACCATGGAATGGCCCCCACCCTCTGCCTCTTAAAGAAGGAGGGGAAGGTGAAGTCAAAGGCCTACAACCAAACTGACACCTTAGAAGCCGCGGTTCAATTCACCAGAGCCGAAGGCATCATCCCAGCTCCAGAGCCCTCACACGCCATCAAAGCCGTGATCGACGAGGCCTTAAGGTGTAGAGAAACAGGAGAAAAGAAAACCCTTCTGTTCCTGCTCTGCGGCCACGGCTACTTTGACATGCAAGCATACGACGATTACTTTTCCGGGAAACTGACGCCCTACGAGTACCCACAGGAAAAGGTTGAGGAGTCCATAAGGGAGTTGAAAAAGCTTTACCCATGGCTGAACGATGAGTTGAAGGAACACTCCTGA
- a CDS encoding sugar phosphate isomerase/epimerase, translating into MPRPVTLFTGQWADLPIEVLAEKAKSWGYDGLELACWGDHFNVKRAVEDPGYCKDRLSLLSKHGLKVWAISNHLVGQAVCDVIDKRHKAILPSHVWGDGDPEGVRRRAAEEMMNTARAAANLGVDVVVGFTGSSIWHLWYFFPPTDLADVDAGFKDFAERFNPILDVFEEVGVKFAFEVHPTEIAYDIYTAERALKEINYRKSFGFNFDPSHLYWQMVDPMKFIDKFGDRIYHVHVKDAVRTLDGYAGILSSHLGFGDNRRGWDFRSPGRGAVNFEGIIRALNRVGYKGPLSVEWEDMGMDREFGAKEACEFVKKLDFEPSKIAFDKAFAK; encoded by the coding sequence ATGCCTAGACCCGTTACCTTGTTCACAGGTCAGTGGGCGGATCTTCCCATAGAAGTGTTGGCTGAGAAGGCTAAAAGTTGGGGATACGATGGCCTCGAGCTGGCCTGTTGGGGAGACCATTTCAACGTTAAGAGGGCTGTTGAGGACCCTGGTTACTGTAAGGATCGGTTAAGTCTCCTTTCAAAGCATGGTCTAAAGGTTTGGGCGATAAGCAACCACTTGGTCGGCCAAGCGGTATGCGACGTGATAGATAAGAGGCATAAGGCCATCTTACCCTCACATGTATGGGGTGACGGCGACCCAGAAGGCGTTCGGAGGAGAGCCGCGGAGGAGATGATGAATACAGCGAGGGCCGCGGCGAACCTTGGGGTAGATGTCGTGGTTGGGTTCACAGGCTCATCGATATGGCATCTATGGTACTTTTTCCCTCCAACAGACTTAGCCGACGTGGACGCGGGGTTCAAAGACTTCGCTGAGAGGTTTAACCCAATCCTAGACGTGTTTGAGGAAGTTGGGGTGAAGTTCGCTTTCGAGGTTCACCCCACTGAGATCGCTTACGACATTTACACGGCTGAGAGGGCTTTAAAGGAAATAAACTATAGGAAGTCGTTCGGCTTCAACTTCGATCCCAGCCACTTATACTGGCAGATGGTTGACCCCATGAAGTTCATCGACAAGTTTGGAGACAGAATATACCACGTCCACGTCAAAGACGCCGTCAGAACCCTAGACGGATACGCTGGCATACTCTCATCTCATCTAGGCTTCGGAGACAATAGAAGAGGATGGGATTTCAGGTCTCCTGGACGAGGAGCCGTCAACTTCGAGGGAATTATAAGAGCTCTAAACCGGGTTGGATATAAAGGACCGTTATCCGTTGAGTGGGAGGACATGGGCATGGACAGGGAGTTCGGCGCGAAAGAGGCCTGCGAATTCGTTAAAAAACTGGATTTCGAGCCGTCGAAAATAGCCTTCGATAAAGCATTCGCCAAGTAA
- a CDS encoding adenylyltransferase/cytidyltransferase family protein — protein sequence MVKVVLATGVFDLLHYGHLKFLEESKKAGGPGAKLIVVVARDRTVEKRKGVKPVLPEDQRRALVEALKPVEVAFLGYEEMNMEKVIRELKPDVIAVGYDQDDIYQSVIDIVKKGYKVDVVRIGHFGPGDLDSSSKIKRKVIEELRKP from the coding sequence ATGGTTAAGGTTGTATTGGCCACCGGGGTATTCGACCTACTCCACTACGGTCACTTAAAGTTTCTAGAGGAGTCTAAAAAGGCTGGTGGGCCAGGGGCTAAACTGATAGTTGTGGTCGCACGGGATCGAACCGTTGAAAAGAGAAAGGGGGTTAAACCAGTTCTGCCGGAGGATCAGAGAAGAGCGCTGGTCGAAGCGTTAAAACCAGTTGAGGTCGCTTTTCTAGGATACGAGGAAATGAACATGGAGAAAGTCATAAGGGAGTTGAAGCCAGACGTCATCGCCGTAGGATACGATCAAGACGACATTTACCAATCCGTCATCGACATAGTAAAGAAAGGATACAAGGTTGATGTGGTGAGGATAGGACATTTCGGCCCAGGAGACTTGGACAGTTCATCTAAAATCAAGCGTAAAGTCATAGAGGAGTTGAGAAAACCCTAA
- a CDS encoding MBL fold metallo-hydrolase, whose product MRTVNMRTLFYGGVGEVGGNKVLIEDQDARIMLDFGVSYSGRRRYYIEPWLSPKDERGLLEFGILPDLKGLYRFDEAAPLVDGVFISHSHTDHASGISFLNRSIPVYCGLTAQAIIEGQAEMRPRSFETDLSGLKFQAFKTGDTLRVKGLEVKPIHVDHSVPGAYGFIVYTSEGTVVYTGDFRVHGSKSNLTWDFVEKAGEAKPMALICEGTNIGGAQVSSEEEVKSKIGEVVRKTDRLVLAEFSYADVDRFRTFHEVAVGTGRKLAISMRQAFIFEKLQQRSSLVLPRIDGETVIVYRKGKKRYYRWEESLLNRYDVKDSEEIARIQDQVILVCGLPDLKELIEIKPQPGSVFIHSASEPVDEEGLIEFDKLVNWLDHFGLPLYQIHCSGHIMPIELKEVISRIKPRKVHPIHTEHPAQFAGFVSAYAKVELPKLMAA is encoded by the coding sequence ATGAGGACGGTTAATATGCGAACGCTCTTCTACGGTGGGGTGGGTGAGGTTGGCGGTAACAAGGTTTTAATCGAGGATCAGGACGCTAGGATAATGCTGGATTTCGGTGTAAGCTACTCAGGGAGAAGACGCTATTATATTGAGCCTTGGCTAAGCCCTAAAGATGAGAGGGGTTTGCTGGAGTTTGGAATCCTACCCGATTTAAAGGGCCTATACAGGTTCGATGAGGCTGCGCCCCTCGTCGACGGCGTCTTCATTTCTCACTCTCACACGGATCACGCCTCGGGAATATCTTTTCTGAACAGGTCTATTCCCGTTTATTGTGGGTTGACGGCTCAGGCCATCATCGAGGGCCAGGCGGAGATGAGGCCTAGGAGCTTTGAAACAGACTTGTCGGGGTTAAAGTTTCAGGCCTTTAAAACCGGGGACACGTTGCGCGTAAAAGGCTTGGAGGTGAAGCCTATTCACGTTGACCACTCGGTTCCAGGCGCATACGGGTTCATAGTGTACACCTCGGAGGGGACGGTGGTTTACACGGGCGATTTCAGGGTTCACGGCTCCAAGTCGAATTTAACCTGGGATTTCGTGGAGAAAGCTGGGGAAGCCAAGCCTATGGCTTTGATATGTGAAGGAACTAACATCGGGGGAGCCCAGGTGTCCAGTGAGGAGGAGGTTAAATCGAAGATAGGGGAAGTGGTTCGGAAAACGGATAGGCTTGTGCTCGCGGAGTTCTCTTACGCCGATGTGGATAGGTTTAGAACCTTCCATGAGGTGGCGGTGGGCACCGGTAGAAAACTAGCCATCTCGATGAGACAGGCCTTCATTTTCGAAAAACTTCAACAACGCTCCAGCCTTGTTTTGCCTAGAATAGATGGGGAAACCGTGATCGTTTACCGTAAAGGTAAGAAGAGGTATTATCGATGGGAAGAATCCCTCCTTAACAGATATGATGTTAAGGATTCCGAGGAAATCGCGCGAATACAAGACCAGGTCATATTGGTGTGCGGCCTCCCAGACTTAAAGGAGCTTATAGAAATTAAGCCTCAACCAGGCAGTGTTTTCATACACTCCGCCTCTGAGCCCGTGGATGAGGAGGGGTTAATAGAGTTTGACAAGTTAGTAAACTGGCTAGACCACTTTGGGTTACCTCTTTACCAAATCCACTGTTCAGGCCACATAATGCCCATCGAGCTGAAGGAAGTGATATCAAGGATTAAGCCGAGAAAAGTACACCCCATCCACACTGAGCATCCGGCTCAATTCGCCGGCTTCGTCTCAGCTTACGCCAAGGTAGAGTTACCTAAACTTATGGCCGCTTAA